The following DNA comes from Pirellulales bacterium.
TTCGACCGCTTGATGGCCGAGAGCCTGCCCGCGGCGCTGCGCTTCGCCCTGCGGCTGACGGGCCATGGCGATCTGGCGGATGAGGTGGTGCAGGAAGCGATGCTGCGCGCGGCACGATCGTGGAAAACGTACCGCGGAGAGTCGCGGTTCGAGACCTGGTTGTTCCGGATCGTCGTCAATGTGTTTCGCGATCGCGCGGTGCAAGCGACGATGACCGAGTCGCTCGACGAGCGGCAGATCGAGGCGGCGCAGGTCTCGCCGAGCGAGCAGATGATCGCCGACGAGTTGGGCGAGATCGTGGCGCGATGCGTTTCGACCTTGCCGCCGCGACAGCGCGAGGTACTCGTCTTGGCCGCTTACGAAGGACTCGCCGCCGGCGAGATCGCCAGCGTGCTCGAGACGACCGAAGCCAATGTTTATTCGACGTTGAGCCTGGCGCGGGCGAGACTCCGTCGACAATTGGGCCCCTATTTGGCCGAGAAGTGACATGAACTGGCAAGCCCCCCACGACGATCCGCTCGACGACCTGTTGCGTGCAGCACGCTGGTCGGAGGCCGACGCGCAGCAGACGTCCCATCTTGCGGAGCGCTGGCGCAAGATTCACCGGCGGCAGCGCATCGTCGACGGCGCGCGAGTGGCCGGCATGGCGCTCGCCGCGGTGGTGCTGGTCGGCGGATCGCTCACCTGGCAAATGATGACCGTCGAGTCGCCGTTGCCGGCGCTCGTCGAGGTGGCGCCGGAGAGTCCTGCTGCGCC
Coding sequences within:
- a CDS encoding RNA polymerase sigma factor, coding for MALPEGRQTFDRLMAESLPAALRFALRLTGHGDLADEVVQEAMLRAARSWKTYRGESRFETWLFRIVVNVFRDRAVQATMTESLDERQIEAAQVSPSEQMIADELGEIVARCVSTLPPRQREVLVLAAYEGLAAGEIASVLETTEANVYSTLSLARARLRRQLGPYLAEK